The DNA window ATAGCGAAGCAATGAAAAAGGTACTTGAGACTGTTATGAACGTTTCAGAGAGGGAGGCGACTATTCTTATACGAGGAGAAAGTGGGACCGGGAAGGAAAAAATAGCAGGCGCCATTCATTACCACAGTTGTAGAAAAACAGGTCCGTTTATTAGAGTGAGTTGTGCAGCATTAAACAGAGAAATACTGGAAAGTGAACTCTTTGGCCACGAGAAGGGGGCATTTACAGGTGCGATTAAGACCAGGCGCGGAAGATTTGAGCTGGCAAACGGGGGTTCGATTTTTTTGGATGATGTAGACGACATACCACTGGATATGCAAGTCAAACTCTTGCGTGTACTTCAAGAAAGGACATTTGAAAGAGTCGGAGGAGAAGAAACCCTTAGTGTTGATGTGAGAATTATCTGCGCAACAAAAAAAGACCTTTTGGAACGGGTAAAAGAGGGGGGGTTTAGAGAAGACCTGTTTTATCGGTTAAATGTGGTACCAATTAGTATTCCGCCATTACGGGAACGAAAAGAAGATATCCCCCTCTTAATCAATTATTTTCTGAAGAAGTTTGTATCCCAATATGAGGACGCTTTACCCGATGTTTCGCAAGAGGTATTCAATGCGTTGCTGGCTTATGATTGGCCTGGAAATGTCAGGGAGCTTGAAAATGTTGTAGAACACGCCGTTGCGTTTTCTAAATCAAAAGGAATTTCACTAGAAACGCTTCCGGAGTACCTGAGAAAGGTTGATATACACAAAGATTTATT is part of the Candidatus Brocadia sp. genome and encodes:
- a CDS encoding sigma-54-dependent Fis family transcriptional regulator: MSGKVLIVDDEKLMRISLESQLKKEGYHVKSVDNALDGLKRVKSEEYDVVVTDLRLSGMSGMDFLKEIKKYNQEIIVVIMTAYGTLESAVLAIKEGAYDYIAKPFSTDELIIKLQRALHFKNTAAEVNRLRGEIQAEFEFCNIVGNSEAMKKVLETVMNVSEREATILIRGESGTGKEKIAGAIHYHSCRKTGPFIRVSCAALNREILESELFGHEKGAFTGAIKTRRGRFELANGGSIFLDDVDDIPLDMQVKLLRVLQERTFERVGGEETLSVDVRIICATKKDLLERVKEGGFREDLFYRLNVVPISIPPLRERKEDIPLLINYFLKKFVSQYEDALPDVSQEVFNALLAYDWPGNVRELENVVEHAVAFSKSKGISLETLPEYLRKVDIHKDLLSMDLYNKHAISLQDALTEVEKKLIQWAHQKTNGNQVKMAEMLGIPRTTLRNRLVKLQLFDKSLS